The genomic DNA AGAGGAGGTGAACGAGGGATAGGAAGAGGCATACCGCATACCTTGAAGAAGTCCCACTCATTGTGGAACCCTAGTCTCCTTTCTCACTAGCGAAGGAAGGCTCATAGAGGAGGAAGGTAATTGCAATTCTTGCAACTATGTGTGTCTCGTGCCTTGTTGTGTGTCAATTGGCGGGCAGAATGAAAAACTTTAACCATGTCAACTGGCACAGAATGAACTTTAATTCTTTGGGTGCAATAGTTGCTTTAATTTTATGTTGTATCACATGGTAGGATAAATTATTTGCTTCAGTAAGACATGCTTATGATGCCATGTCTCAATGTTATATAAGCTTCTGATGTAATTTGTTTCATGCAGATTAAATCTTTCTATAGAAGtatctccttaatctctccttcTGCCCTCAAAGAATCATTATGAGATTACAGAAACAGTGATATAGCTGAGTAGAATCCCtgacaaaattttaattcttggaATATAACAAACCAAGGATATAATTCAGAAGTTGAGCTAAAACATATATCCTAGTAATTAGGCAGAAAGAACACTTGTTTTGGCTTGTGAGTGAAATTATACAAAGTAAAATTTGGCTATATTAAAAGAGACTTGGTCAAGGTATTCTCACTAAAACCATCAGTTATTAATTCTAAAGAATGGAATTGTTCAAAAAAGTGATCATTTCGTACCTTTCCATCATATTCAAAAGTATGGCCAGTCCACTCAGTCTACTAGCAGCTCAAAGAAAACAATCCATGAAGAATCTCCAAATGATGACAATTTAAGCATATAGTCTAGTGTTTATCATTTAGAGTGAGGATACAAAATCAACAAGGCGACTAGTATTATCCAAGGCGTAACAGCTAGAACTTGGCACCGTGAGAGATGTGACGTAGTAGAAGTGCAAGAAGGTTGCTGTTGAACAGTGAGAGAAAAAACAGAAACAAGGGAAATATTAAGAAAGATACACACATGGACAGGTTTAATgtaagaaaagtaaaatggcacAAGAGACTAGAAACACCAGTCATCTTGTAAAAATAAATCATTTGCGTGGCGATCAAGAAGGACAAGTGCAAGTGACACTCATGGTTTTATGTGGCCTCCTAAGTGGGTTTAAAAAGGGAGCACATAGCAGAAGCTAATGGCCACATATGCAATCTGCATATGCAATTTTTTTGAGAGAAAAAAACCTGTGGTTAATTTGAACCAATTTAAACTAGACCTAATCAACTTAAAAGCATACGGTACCCTATTCCATAGCTTATAACTTGTAATTGTAAATGTTAACTCAAATTCTTATCTTGCAAATGATAAAGATTTTTATATATTAACCATATGCATGCTTATACGCATGATATATTTTACACGATGGATTAATATTGACTATTATATTTCATATGTTTTTGCATTAAATGATCGATATATATATTCTATGTGAAAGTATGAATTGGATGCAGTAATTAGTATACTTTATCGTATATATGTGAGTCTCAtagaattttatcaaaatatatattttttttaatattttgaataGTATCTGCACATACCCCTGTCTACTGCATGTGTTATGTGGTAAATTGACCATAGAGCATTTGCATACGTTTTTCAAACCTTAGTGATAATATAAACAACAAAGTAATATGTGTTTCCCAACAAAACCATTATGCTAACTTTATGCATGTAAATCGTTATGACATTAAATCATTAAAACCTTGAGGGTCCTAAGGATGAAAAGAAGCAGCACatataaacaaacaaataaattctTTGTATTCTCAATATCAAGCAGTTATTGGCGTCATTTCTCTTATTCTTCATGTTAGATTGGCTGAATGGAGTGAGAGATCTGATTTATCGCTAGACTTTGAAACATAATCAGGAATCGAACCTAACAAAGAAGAGAAACAAGAGCTTATGCTAGATTTGGTAATCTATCCTTCCGTACACTAAGTCAGATAATGAAGACCGACAGTAATAAGGTGTAATGTACCTAGACCGAAACGGAGAAACGCAGAAGTGAAGAACCCAAAAGTTAGTGAACTCCCACCGCTCGGCATTCCTGTGCAACCAAAGATTATCAACAATATACCTTGAGATAAAGCAGTTTTCTGGTCAAAGGGGAGAAAAAGGATGATTGTACAAGTAAAATTAATCAAAGAACAAAGATCATCGAGTTGTTAACCACTGTCCATTTGAAATTTGAATACGTCGTTACGTGCCTGAGGCAGGATGGGGGCCAAGGTCTAGGAGATCTCGGCTCCGGTTTGACAACGGAAGAGACTCAATCTCCTTCGGAAGCCACCTTTTCTCGTATGGTGAACAAGCCAACGAGGGTTGGTCCGGAATGGAAATTCTCTGGTTCGGATTGGGGCGAACTGAGGATTCGTGACTCGGCTGCCGAGACTGCAGGCTGGGCTATCAGAGGTTGCGTCCCGAATGAGCGCCGCCCACTGGGGCTTGGGCCGGCGCAGCGGTGAGATGGTGGCAGATCTGGGGGAAGAGGTGCACGGGTGGCGCCTGCGGGGATCGATGGTGTGGCGTGGGCGGAGGAGCCGTTGGTGACAAGCCGGAGGCGGTGATGGGGCGGTTGTCGGCTACGGTCGCGGCGATGCTATCTCAgggtaattttattatttttattattattattattattattattatttatttacttaCCTAATTGTGGGATGGAGGCATGGAACTGCACGGCTGTAAACGAGATTTTTGgggtatttaaatttatttgataagatatcTAAGTCAAGTCGAGTCgagctaaatttaaaataaatcaagttAAACTTCAACattcatttcaaaagtttggtttattttttacgagtttgagcttgtttgaagcttggttcgtttaaataTCAActatgctacgccctggggatatcaagctctcaattcaagtttggcttgagcttggttcgagtttggcttgagcttgatttgagtttggttcgtttagatgttatcaaactctcaattcaagcttgtttgattgtgtgaaacttttaattgtttgattggttattaagattaataattttaatttatttatttatttattttattatttatttagtatattgaaaagagctttattaataaatatggttcgtgaacattgttcattaACGTTGTTtacgaacattgttcacaaacgttaacgagctgaacacatatgtgttcaaatttatttgtttagcttaacgagctgttcaagtttgtttgtttaattaatcttatgtatattgaacgaacataaataagctcttaTCAAGTCGAACACCAAGTTTGTTTCACAaatacttggttcatttacagtccTAACTGCACGCACGATGAAGTCGATCCTTTTCGGAATGACAAcgtgtaaaattaaaatttaatttcttcaaaaaaaatattatgcatacatttttatataaatttttttacttacctagttaatattatttaatcttaattattttttttaaaaaaaatcaaatcattataaaaaaatcaaattactTTAAATGATCGCTACAATCAGGTTGCTATTctaattttataataaatttatttttttaaaatacatttaaaataattttgattaaatttataaaatatatatatataaaaagtatCAAGTTGCTATAATAATGTTGAAAAAGTTGAAATTAGAATAGTTTTAGAAGGAAGGGACCCTAATTAAAAACATCCTTTTTAAATTTTTGCCCATGATTTatccataaaatttaaaatattattttataatttaaaaataatataattataagGTGTTATCATTTAGGACAGGGGTTGCCTtctataaattaataattatatttttttttcattccaaTAAGAAAGTTATATTATTTACTCATCTTAGATGctatttattttaagaaaaatgatttaCAATGGAAAAaatagacacataaaatgataaatctataaaaataaaataatatattataaatttatatatctatctttaaaaaaaaaattgagatttttttCCTCGATActcaaaataataatagtaatatgcATTCCTATTGCAAGCAAACTCAAGCCAGGCAATTGATGAGTAGAGCAAACATTTCCTGAAACTAAATAATTAACATTTCCTAAACTTACACTTGGCAAGTTTCAAAAATTCATGTCATCTGTGCTTCTTGATTTAcatgataattaatgaaaaacTTTCATAAAACCGGATCCATCATCTctaaaattaatcaaatattaaaattaaaaacattGGCGACCAGAAGACAAGTTCTATATCAAGATGAGCGTATATAGCATACAATTACTCAGCCTATGCTCCCCAAAGTCACTGGGAGTGCCAAATTTTAGACAGCAGATTTGCcaacaattaaaataaataaattactaCCAGGTGCCCTAGAATCAAATATTTCACAGAAAGGGGGAAATTATTGAAGGGGCTTGATTCAGGGCTTCATTTTCTCCCAGCTTCACCTGTTTCTCTGCATATTGATCTAATAGGTGAACAGCAAACTAATTTTGTGATGCTTTTTTTTCCATTCTATGTGGCATGGCAATGGGGGATCAGAATGATTTTGCCACAGCCTAATCTGCTTATGCAATAAGTTTCATCGATAATCCAGTTTCTAAAACTTACTGATGATTCGAATCTTCACTCGCGACGATATTTTTCCCAGAATCCTTTCTTCATCTTAGGTCCACCTCTGGATGTTGATTGTGATGGTTTAGCAAGGGAAAAATACTGCTTCAAGAAAGACCTTCTGTAAGATCTGCACTTCGAATTGGTTCCTATTTTGAGGTTTTTTCGAGCCCCCTTCCCATCATCAGACTGAGCGTCTCCAAGTGCATCAGTTTCTGCCATTTTACCCTTGCAAGATTTGATTATGTCCATGCCAGCCTTCTCGAATAGCCTTATTGCAGATTTTTCTCCATGCGTACAGACAGGGCAAGGTGGGTCATATCGGTTGGTTTCAATAGTAACTTTCTCCAAACATTCGGAATGATAAAGATGACCACAAACCAAAACAGCAACCACACAGTGCCCTGTTAATCGCTTTGAGCATGCTTTGCAAATTTTCTGATGAGGAGGTGTATCCGGAGGATTTGAGCAAGCTCGTTGGCTTCTACATGATGTAAGGTTGACACTGTCAGCTGaccatctttccttatttgaagaaGCCACAAGCTCAAAGAATGCCCGCGTGGACCAGGCATCAGAAGACCCACCATGGGAACCACCTATGGAGAAGTCATTGCTGCATGAAGAGAGCACAAACGATGGCCTTGCTCCAGCAGAGCTGTTCTCATCAACAGATTGAAGGGATGCTATTCTGCTGTCAGATATCTCCTGTGAGAGTTCATGGCCGGGTGATTGGAACAGCTTCCTTGTTAAAGTTGGATTAGACGGCAAAGAATCACTCAAAGAAGATGACAGATCTGCTCTAGATGCAGATGACAAAGGAATTAAGGCCACTGCGTTTATTAACTTCGAATCTGAAGCAATGGCTAATTTCGATGATGTATGGCCCATTCTCTGAATTTAAATCAAAGTGAAACATGGGATTAATATAAACTGCCAAATAGGAAGAGGAGATTAACCAGAAACAACTTATTCAATCTCACCTTGGGGGATGAATTATTTGCAGTGAATGGAGTTTCTGTTTGATT from Zingiber officinale cultivar Zhangliang chromosome 4A, Zo_v1.1, whole genome shotgun sequence includes the following:
- the LOC121971930 gene encoding uncharacterized protein LOC121971930 isoform X1 translates to MGANCCVAVKDKPLPSPLRFEVSTYRSSRNSPTWSFRWDNRTHIEDAMENAAQFAQQDIENAMLEIKSESPNETEIFSDSGSPSNAFQLQKWLKSPVRIGTAGKSRDVAQETPFTANNSSPKRMGHTSSKLAIASDSKLINAVALIPLSSASRADLSSSLSDSLPSNPTLTRKLFQSPGHELSQEISDSRIASLQSVDENSSAGARPSFVLSSCSNDFSIGGSHGGSSDAWSTRAFFELVASSNKERWSADSVNLTSCRSQRACSNPPDTPPHQKICKACSKRLTGHCVVAVLVCGHLYHSECLEKVTIETNRYDPPCPVCTHGEKSAIRLFEKAGMDIIKSCKGKMAETDALGDAQSDDGKGARKNLKIGTNSKCRSYRRSFLKQYFSLAKPSQSTSRGGPKMKKGFWEKYRRE
- the LOC121971930 gene encoding uncharacterized protein LOC121971930 isoform X2, translating into MKLKSFLIVAVHQMLSNYKSGLSLQSELELLGSQEMLLKRMGHTSSKLAIASDSKLINAVALIPLSSASRADLSSSLSDSLPSNPTLTRKLFQSPGHELSQEISDSRIASLQSVDENSSAGARPSFVLSSCSNDFSIGGSHGGSSDAWSTRAFFELVASSNKERWSADSVNLTSCRSQRACSNPPDTPPHQKICKACSKRLTGHCVVAVLVCGHLYHSECLEKVTIETNRYDPPCPVCTHGEKSAIRLFEKAGMDIIKSCKGKMAETDALGDAQSDDGKGARKNLKIGTNSKCRSYRRSFLKQYFSLAKPSQSTSRGGPKMKKGFWEKYRRE